The following proteins are co-located in the Bacillota bacterium genome:
- the larA gene encoding nickel-dependent lactate racemase, whose translation MKIEFPYPWAEPVEVPDDRLLGVFSPREVEEREPEAAVIERALAHPIGPASPIPDAVRPGDRVLILIDDNTRVTRADAVLPTLLREFHRAGVRDESIEILVALGTHRPMTEDEILAKVGPDIFGRYRIINHDAHDLSALVQLEDTQLGTEVWVNRRLSEADYVIGLGQIVPHRVAGYSGGSKIIQPGVSGEVTTGQTHWASAQFSGAEILGVADNPVRREMDAVARRAGLTAIFNVIQDARKRIIGAVFGDPVAAHRAGCEVSFDVYGVRMPRLADIVLIDSYPADVDMWQAGKGIYSSELAVRQGGVVILVTPCPEGVSPTHPQVLEFGYRGYEEVRVLVESGVITDLTVAAHLVHVGRVTADRATCIIVSPGITEDMARGLHLRHANSAQNALREAFAQVGSGAEVAVLKHGGDILAIGGE comes from the coding sequence GTGAAGATCGAGTTCCCGTACCCATGGGCGGAACCTGTGGAAGTCCCCGACGACAGATTGCTTGGGGTGTTCTCCCCCCGCGAGGTGGAGGAGCGAGAGCCCGAGGCGGCTGTCATCGAGCGCGCGCTCGCCCATCCTATCGGGCCTGCCTCCCCGATTCCCGATGCGGTTCGCCCGGGGGACCGGGTCCTCATCCTGATAGACGACAACACCAGAGTTACAAGGGCCGATGCGGTGCTCCCCACTCTGCTCAGGGAGTTCCACCGGGCGGGGGTCAGAGATGAATCCATCGAGATCCTCGTCGCACTCGGCACGCACCGGCCAATGACTGAAGACGAGATCCTGGCCAAGGTGGGCCCGGACATCTTCGGGCGTTATCGGATCATCAACCACGACGCGCACGACCTATCAGCCCTGGTGCAGTTGGAGGATACACAGCTCGGCACGGAGGTCTGGGTCAACCGCAGGCTGTCCGAGGCTGACTACGTAATCGGACTGGGGCAGATCGTGCCTCACAGGGTCGCCGGATACAGCGGCGGGTCCAAGATAATCCAGCCCGGGGTGAGCGGCGAAGTCACCACGGGCCAGACCCACTGGGCATCCGCGCAGTTCTCGGGGGCAGAGATCCTGGGTGTGGCCGACAACCCGGTGCGCCGCGAGATGGACGCAGTCGCGAGGCGGGCCGGCCTTACCGCCATCTTCAACGTGATTCAGGACGCTCGAAAACGCATCATCGGGGCGGTGTTCGGCGATCCGGTGGCCGCCCACCGCGCTGGGTGTGAAGTTTCCTTCGATGTATATGGTGTCAGGATGCCCAGGCTCGCGGACATCGTCCTAATCGACTCCTACCCCGCGGACGTTGACATGTGGCAGGCCGGCAAAGGCATCTACAGTTCCGAGCTCGCGGTCCGCCAGGGCGGAGTTGTGATACTGGTGACCCCATGCCCTGAGGGTGTCTCTCCTACCCACCCTCAGGTCCTGGAGTTCGGATATAGGGGCTATGAGGAAGTCCGCGTTCTGGTGGAATCCGGTGTCATAACCGACCTCACAGTCGCGGCCCACCTGGTTCATGTCGGACGGGTGACCGCGGACAGGGCGACCTGCATCATCGTGTCGCCTGGCATAACGGAAGACATGGCCCGAGGGCTGCACCTCAGACATGCGAACAGTGCCCAAAATGCTCTCCGGGAGGCATTCGCACAAGTGGGGTCCGGTGCTGAGGTTGCGGTCCTCAAGCACGGAGGAGACATTCTCGCGATCGGAGGCGAGTAA
- a CDS encoding MurR/RpiR family transcriptional regulator, producing the protein MTQAGCDMVTSRDEIEEKHRALSSGVARLKGLLPSLRAAERRVAAYIVANTSEVVYLSITELAERSEASEATVSRLCRRLGFRGYQELKIALAVSTLPESKQLYEAATGADDGWTICAKVFQATTRGLEDTLKILDRADLDTAIDRLARARRIEWYGVGGSAAVAKDAHHKFLKTGIPTSFYEDPHMQVMSAALLTPEDVVVAVSYSGSNKDIYDSLAEAHKRGVFTILITGFARCPLAKMCDITLWVSAGETFKSESLRSRIAQLCLLDSLYIGVMLKRGNDGLGSLRLTREAVAGKRF; encoded by the coding sequence ATGACCCAAGCGGGCTGTGACATGGTTACCAGCCGGGACGAAATCGAGGAAAAACACCGGGCTCTGAGCTCAGGGGTTGCTAGACTCAAGGGCCTGCTTCCATCGCTTCGTGCGGCGGAACGGCGAGTAGCTGCCTACATCGTGGCCAACACATCGGAGGTTGTGTACCTCTCCATCACTGAGCTCGCTGAGAGAAGCGAAGCCTCTGAGGCCACAGTCTCGCGGCTCTGCCGGCGCCTGGGGTTCCGGGGTTACCAGGAGCTCAAGATAGCCCTCGCGGTGTCTACCCTGCCAGAATCGAAACAGCTTTACGAGGCGGCAACGGGAGCCGACGACGGCTGGACGATCTGCGCCAAAGTGTTTCAGGCAACCACGCGAGGACTCGAGGACACCCTCAAGATCCTCGACCGCGCAGACTTGGACACCGCCATCGACCGGCTCGCGCGTGCCCGCCGCATCGAATGGTACGGGGTTGGAGGATCCGCGGCCGTGGCCAAGGACGCGCATCACAAGTTCCTGAAGACCGGGATCCCGACGTCTTTCTACGAGGACCCACATATGCAGGTGATGTCGGCGGCCCTCCTGACGCCCGAAGACGTTGTCGTCGCCGTGTCCTACTCCGGAAGCAACAAGGACATCTACGATTCGCTTGCAGAGGCGCACAAGCGTGGGGTGTTCACCATCCTGATCACAGGGTTCGCCCGGTGCCCACTCGCCAAGATGTGTGACATAACCCTCTGGGTTTCCGCCGGCGAGACGTTCAAGAGCGAGTCACTCCGTTCGCGCATCGCCCAGTTGTGCCTGCTGGACTCCCTCTACATCGGAGTCATGCTCAAGCGCGGGAACGACGGCCTGGGCAGCCTCAGGCTGACCCGTGAAGCCGTGGCCGGGAAGCGTTTCTAG
- a CDS encoding 4Fe-4S binding protein, with product MASTAIDFAGLTLKNPFVVASGPVTSSLRKLKECEANGAAAVSLKLVLQKQPWMGKLRMYSVPGEVSIVCHDRRLDKEEGIELVQAAREQTDLVVFVNMGHIGEDIEGWQRLALDLQEAGAHALELNLICPNLTFSAKRMGDAVTTSYGAAAGQNPEVCYKVVKALKEAVRIPVVPKLTPNVGNIAETAVACEEAGADGLCLAGGQTSLPRVDIENGGRPLYPFLDGASFGSLGGPCVLTQSFALVAQAARAVKIPIIGGGGLATWQDAIMFMMWGSRLVTACTEPMWRGFGVIREITEGMERFIESHGYSSFEEIIGLSLPYLKRSKDLNVEEVVARIDEEKCTNCLSCVGLGHCDAIVERDGQPALDPAACVGCAICVGVCPVGAIDMVKA from the coding sequence GTGGCCAGCACTGCTATCGATTTCGCAGGCCTGACCCTCAAGAACCCGTTCGTCGTGGCATCGGGTCCCGTTACTTCGTCCTTACGCAAGCTCAAGGAGTGCGAGGCCAATGGGGCCGCAGCCGTCTCCCTCAAGCTCGTGCTGCAGAAACAACCCTGGATGGGGAAGCTCCGGATGTACTCGGTCCCCGGAGAAGTTAGCATAGTATGCCACGACCGGAGGCTGGATAAAGAAGAGGGCATCGAGCTAGTTCAGGCCGCCCGGGAACAGACTGACCTGGTCGTGTTCGTCAACATGGGCCACATAGGCGAGGATATCGAGGGCTGGCAGAGACTCGCTCTGGATCTTCAGGAAGCCGGAGCCCACGCTCTCGAGCTCAACCTGATTTGCCCCAATCTGACCTTCTCGGCCAAGCGAATGGGTGATGCCGTCACCACCTCATACGGCGCGGCGGCAGGCCAGAACCCCGAGGTCTGTTACAAGGTCGTCAAAGCCCTCAAAGAGGCGGTCAGAATACCGGTAGTGCCCAAGCTCACCCCCAACGTCGGCAACATCGCAGAGACCGCGGTAGCGTGCGAAGAGGCTGGAGCTGACGGCCTCTGCCTCGCGGGCGGCCAGACTTCCCTTCCCAGAGTGGACATTGAAAACGGCGGCCGGCCGCTCTACCCGTTCCTCGACGGCGCGTCCTTCGGGAGCCTGGGTGGCCCGTGTGTCCTGACACAGTCCTTCGCGCTCGTGGCTCAGGCTGCCCGTGCGGTCAAGATCCCGATCATAGGCGGAGGCGGTCTCGCCACCTGGCAGGATGCGATAATGTTCATGATGTGGGGTTCGCGTCTCGTGACCGCGTGCACCGAACCTATGTGGAGGGGGTTCGGGGTCATCCGCGAGATCACTGAAGGCATGGAGCGGTTCATCGAGTCCCACGGTTATTCATCCTTCGAGGAGATCATAGGGCTCTCCCTTCCCTACCTCAAGCGCAGCAAAGACCTGAATGTCGAGGAGGTCGTCGCGAGGATCGACGAGGAGAAGTGCACCAACTGCCTGAGCTGCGTCGGCCTCGGCCATTGTGATGCTATCGTCGAGCGGGACGGCCAGCCGGCACTCGATCCCGCGGCGTGCGTCGGCTGCGCTATCTGTGTCGGGGTGTGCCCCGTCGGGGCCATCGACATGGTGAAAGCCTGA
- a CDS encoding zinc-binding dehydrogenase, translating to MKTRQAVLVEPRKMAVETTEVGLPEGFVLVKVERSYLCGSELHYFRGRYPSYVTLPKKLGHEGGGTIVDVGPGVKGYKPGDRVIVYADVLITPSGATPLFADYSSAPVECLQRIPDGIPTHIGALAEPLACAVHAGYHTGTRLGDTVAVFGVGFAGQVIAQIARASGAKKVFIVDVDDTKLALAKKLGADMAVNGLKKDPVKAIMDATNGAGVDIAVDSVGMTRIIDQATAVLRKSGRLVLYGWITGRGEIDWNVWHVKALEPVVTKIGGYPEKKPWAARGFSLYESGQLSLDPLITAVYPVEQIQAAFDRYDTDPSQVKIGIE from the coding sequence GTGAAGACACGCCAGGCCGTTTTGGTAGAGCCTCGCAAGATGGCGGTAGAGACGACGGAAGTCGGTCTGCCTGAAGGTTTTGTTCTCGTTAAGGTGGAGAGGTCCTATCTTTGCGGAAGTGAGCTGCACTACTTCCGTGGCAGGTACCCCTCTTACGTCACTCTCCCCAAGAAGCTCGGGCACGAGGGCGGCGGAACCATCGTCGACGTCGGCCCCGGAGTCAAAGGCTACAAACCCGGCGACCGGGTTATAGTCTATGCGGATGTCCTGATCACTCCGTCAGGCGCAACTCCGCTGTTTGCAGACTACTCGTCGGCGCCGGTCGAGTGCCTGCAACGCATCCCGGACGGGATCCCAACCCACATAGGCGCGCTTGCCGAGCCGCTTGCGTGCGCGGTGCACGCGGGCTATCACACAGGGACCAGACTCGGCGACACCGTGGCAGTGTTCGGTGTGGGATTCGCGGGCCAAGTCATCGCCCAGATAGCTCGGGCCAGCGGGGCAAAGAAAGTGTTCATCGTGGACGTCGATGACACGAAGCTGGCTCTCGCAAAGAAGCTCGGTGCGGACATGGCCGTGAACGGGCTCAAAAAAGACCCTGTAAAAGCCATAATGGACGCCACGAACGGCGCCGGGGTGGATATCGCAGTCGATTCTGTCGGAATGACCCGCATCATAGACCAAGCTACCGCAGTCCTGCGCAAGTCGGGCCGGTTGGTCCTCTACGGATGGATCACCGGCCGAGGCGAGATAGACTGGAATGTGTGGCATGTGAAGGCCCTCGAACCAGTGGTGACCAAGATCGGCGGGTACCCCGAGAAGAAGCCGTGGGCGGCCCGGGGGTTCTCCCTGTATGAGTCAGGGCAGCTCAGCCTGGATCCTCTCATTACCGCCGTATACCCCGTGGAGCAGATCCAAGCCGCGTTCGACAGGTATGATACTGACCCGTCCCAGGTGAAGATCGGCATAGAGTAG
- a CDS encoding Gfo/Idh/MocA family oxidoreductase — protein MHETLDSIQKKQRVKVGIVGSQFAAELHAKAYARCAHAEVVAAAAIDNLDPFCDKYGIPGRYADYRDMLNQADIDLVSVCVPNFLHHEVVMAAAAAGKHVVCEKPLATNLADGAEMVQTCRERRVKLMYAEDWLFAPAIRRAKAIIDEGAIGDILFIKAKETHLGSHSPFAKKVATCGGGSMIHLAIHPAAFVRWLAGSEVRDVMGKVTEGLDKNLVHRDFEGEDWGAGILTLENGVRALIEGNYITLGGMDDRIEIYGTRGNIHIELTMGSPITVYSQVGYSYVLEKADMSTGWTRPAVDEEASLGYEDEIAAFVQCVMDGTPPPAGASGEDGLAALAVIEALYTSSREGRAVDPQELVKELL, from the coding sequence GTGCATGAGACATTGGATTCGATCCAGAAGAAGCAGAGAGTCAAAGTGGGAATTGTGGGATCGCAGTTTGCAGCTGAACTGCATGCAAAAGCCTACGCCCGATGCGCGCACGCCGAGGTGGTGGCGGCGGCCGCCATCGACAATCTTGACCCGTTCTGCGACAAGTATGGGATACCAGGCAGGTACGCGGACTATCGGGACATGCTCAACCAGGCCGACATAGACCTGGTCTCGGTGTGTGTTCCAAACTTCCTCCACCATGAGGTAGTCATGGCGGCCGCAGCAGCCGGCAAGCACGTCGTATGCGAGAAGCCCCTTGCCACCAACCTCGCGGACGGCGCCGAAATGGTGCAGACGTGCCGGGAACGGCGGGTGAAGCTCATGTACGCGGAGGACTGGCTTTTCGCTCCGGCGATTCGCCGGGCCAAGGCGATCATCGATGAAGGCGCCATTGGAGACATCCTCTTCATCAAGGCCAAGGAGACGCATCTTGGGTCCCACTCCCCGTTCGCGAAGAAGGTGGCGACGTGTGGAGGGGGATCCATGATACACCTCGCCATCCATCCGGCGGCCTTCGTGCGCTGGCTTGCCGGGTCCGAGGTCCGGGATGTCATGGGAAAGGTCACGGAAGGCCTCGACAAGAACCTCGTTCACCGGGACTTCGAGGGCGAAGACTGGGGCGCGGGCATTCTGACGCTGGAGAACGGTGTCAGGGCTCTGATCGAGGGCAACTACATCACCCTCGGTGGGATGGACGATCGGATTGAGATCTACGGGACTCGCGGAAACATCCATATCGAACTGACCATGGGCTCCCCCATCACCGTCTACAGCCAGGTGGGCTACTCATACGTGCTGGAGAAAGCAGACATGTCGACCGGCTGGACAAGGCCTGCCGTGGACGAGGAAGCCTCACTCGGGTACGAGGACGAGATTGCTGCCTTCGTCCAGTGCGTCATGGACGGGACTCCGCCTCCGGCCGGCGCTTCCGGCGAGGACGGCCTCGCAGCCCTGGCAGTCATCGAAGCCTTGTACACGTCGTCCCGTGAGGGGCGCGCCGTCGACCCGCAAGAACTCGTAAAGGAGCTGTTGTAG
- a CDS encoding phosphoglycerate dehydrogenase has translation MPRVLISSTSFDTACREARNLLLAKGYDLRGNPSGKPLEGEALVCALEECVGAIAGLDRFTADVIERCPELRVISRYGVGLDSVDLDAATRAGIVVTYTPGANTQAVADLTIALILACARRIVEADQFTKAGKWAKIYGRSVWQRTIGIVGTGAIGRAVAKRLAGFEARLLFSDIAPDLELARATGGSYVDLRTLLSESDFVTVHVPLGPKTRGLISAKELAMMKPSAYLINTARGGVVDEGALCDALRNRRIAGAALDVFSHEPPAGSEILACENVITTPHMGSYTYETLSAMGLMAAHNLIDVLEGRRPEHVANQEVFAGDNRRSPGGA, from the coding sequence ATGCCGAGAGTGTTGATCTCCTCCACATCGTTCGATACCGCATGTCGAGAGGCCCGGAATTTGCTCCTCGCGAAGGGCTACGATCTTCGGGGCAACCCGTCGGGCAAACCGCTCGAGGGCGAGGCTCTGGTGTGCGCGCTCGAGGAGTGCGTGGGCGCCATCGCGGGTTTGGACCGGTTCACTGCCGACGTCATAGAGAGGTGTCCTGAACTTCGCGTTATCTCAAGATACGGGGTCGGACTGGATAGCGTGGACCTTGATGCGGCCACTCGCGCCGGGATCGTGGTCACCTACACTCCCGGTGCAAACACTCAGGCAGTTGCAGATTTGACCATAGCCCTCATCCTGGCCTGCGCTCGCCGGATAGTCGAGGCGGACCAGTTCACCAAAGCGGGCAAGTGGGCGAAGATCTACGGGAGATCGGTCTGGCAGAGGACCATAGGCATAGTCGGTACCGGAGCGATCGGGCGCGCGGTTGCGAAACGGTTGGCGGGGTTCGAGGCGCGCCTGTTGTTCTCAGACATCGCTCCCGATCTCGAGCTTGCCCGGGCAACAGGTGGCAGCTACGTGGACCTTCGTACTCTGCTCTCGGAGTCTGACTTCGTGACAGTCCATGTCCCGCTGGGTCCCAAGACACGCGGGCTGATCAGCGCAAAGGAGCTGGCAATGATGAAGCCCAGCGCCTACTTGATCAACACCGCCAGAGGCGGAGTAGTGGATGAGGGGGCCCTGTGCGACGCCCTCCGGAATCGAAGGATCGCTGGGGCAGCCCTCGACGTATTCTCCCACGAACCTCCGGCGGGAAGCGAGATCTTGGCGTGCGAGAACGTCATAACCACTCCCCACATGGGGTCATACACTTACGAGACCTTGAGCGCAATGGGGCTCATGGCTGCACATAACCTCATCGATGTGCTCGAGGGCAGGCGCCCGGAGCACGTGGCGAACCAAGAAGTATTCGCCGGGGACAACCGGCGGTCACCCGGGGGTGCATGA
- a CDS encoding ABC transporter substrate-binding protein, with product MRRFTTVLLVAAMVLTLVPLMTSAKDDPIVVGFITALTGPTSLWGTQERNGAVLAAEEINAKGGVLGRQIKLIVYDHKGRPDEGVAAYRRLVDQDRAVVIGGTHFSNISLAIAPVAEQKKVPIIGQAIEPKVTVPEPGKVNTYTFLAQPSSTQQGQMMARFAYENLGLRKAACLVDKSNSYSTSQGEAFRDYFRAQGGEVVAYVEYAGGTVDFRAPLTQIKAKEPEILYLPQYAQPGGLQVRQARELGIKATILGSNSLSDPNFVDACGGIANAAGVYFLFNVNFGDPRFAEFQKNYEKRYGEKVVTYHTLFGYDDIHLIAKAIELAGKAEPHAIRDQLETLKDVPILAGDGLFTMNPKTHQPVNMPSWVFRWEPNGNMVPERLIYPGE from the coding sequence ATGAGACGGTTTACTACGGTTCTGCTAGTTGCGGCCATGGTTCTCACTCTCGTCCCCTTGATGACGTCAGCAAAGGATGACCCCATAGTCGTGGGGTTCATCACCGCACTGACCGGCCCGACCAGCCTGTGGGGGACTCAGGAGAGAAATGGCGCAGTGCTCGCAGCTGAGGAGATCAACGCCAAGGGCGGAGTCCTCGGCCGGCAGATCAAGCTGATCGTCTACGATCACAAGGGCAGGCCGGATGAGGGCGTCGCGGCCTATCGCCGGCTCGTCGACCAGGACCGCGCAGTAGTGATCGGTGGCACCCACTTCAGCAACATCAGCCTCGCGATAGCCCCGGTGGCGGAGCAGAAGAAGGTCCCCATCATCGGGCAGGCCATCGAGCCCAAGGTGACTGTGCCTGAGCCCGGGAAAGTGAACACCTACACCTTCCTGGCACAGCCGTCATCGACCCAGCAAGGGCAGATGATGGCGAGGTTCGCCTACGAGAACCTCGGCCTCAGGAAGGCCGCGTGCCTTGTGGACAAGTCCAACTCCTACTCCACCTCGCAGGGCGAGGCGTTCAGAGACTACTTCCGCGCCCAGGGCGGCGAGGTAGTCGCCTACGTGGAGTACGCCGGCGGCACCGTGGACTTCAGGGCACCCCTCACTCAGATCAAGGCCAAGGAGCCTGAGATCCTGTACCTGCCTCAGTACGCCCAGCCCGGCGGGCTGCAGGTGCGTCAGGCCAGGGAACTCGGGATCAAGGCGACCATACTCGGGTCCAACAGTCTCTCTGACCCCAACTTCGTGGACGCATGCGGCGGGATAGCCAACGCGGCCGGGGTCTACTTCCTGTTCAATGTGAACTTCGGTGACCCGAGGTTCGCAGAGTTCCAGAAGAACTACGAGAAGCGCTACGGCGAGAAGGTCGTAACCTATCATACCCTGTTCGGTTACGACGACATCCACCTCATCGCAAAGGCCATCGAGCTTGCGGGCAAGGCGGAGCCTCACGCCATCCGCGACCAGCTCGAGACCCTAAAAGACGTCCCGATCCTCGCCGGCGACGGGCTTTTCACCATGAATCCCAAGACCCATCAGCCGGTCAACATGCCGTCCTGGGTGTTCAGGTGGGAACCGAACGGGAACATGGTCCCTGAGCGCCTCATCTACCCCGGC
- a CDS encoding gluconokinase, translating to MSLDIGTTSTRAMVFDQEFNLFGSASEKYPVHSPQPGWAEQDPDEIYEACIRSIAGAVLHSGSTPNEIRGIAISSVLHSLFAVDQLGRPLSSMLIWADTRSTACVRIAEEEFGAHEIYRRTGCRVHPMYPLAKVMWFRREAPELFARTSRFFSIKDYVLFRMTGQVLADVSVASGTCLFNIYTMDWDDDLLGYAGIDRDMLPQVTDVFEQVSPLLPEAASATGLFSDTPVIIGAADGMLSNIGAGAVEPGQMSFMIGTSGALRVFSQAPVLDLPSMRTWCYVFRKGAYVPGGSINNGGIALDWVQRVIGESPDPGREAASVPPGSEGLIFLPLITGERCPHWRGDARGVMFGLELAHTRAHFIRAAMEGVIYRMYSVYRALSEVVGEPEEVRATGGFVNSPEWVQMAADTLGRPVSVPAEREGSALGAAVVGMAALGAITGVEEVRNAVTITRSVEPDMTRHRIYSEGFSKFEKVYERVSDLF from the coding sequence GTGAGCCTCGACATAGGAACCACGAGCACCCGGGCGATGGTGTTCGATCAAGAGTTCAACCTCTTCGGGTCAGCCTCAGAGAAGTACCCTGTTCACTCTCCCCAGCCGGGATGGGCTGAACAGGACCCCGACGAGATCTACGAGGCATGTATCCGATCCATCGCAGGGGCTGTGCTCCATTCCGGATCCACACCCAATGAGATCCGGGGCATAGCCATAAGTTCAGTTCTCCATTCTCTCTTCGCAGTGGATCAGCTCGGCCGCCCTCTCAGCTCCATGCTGATCTGGGCGGATACCCGGAGCACAGCTTGTGTCCGCATAGCCGAAGAGGAATTCGGAGCCCACGAGATCTACAGGAGGACCGGGTGTCGGGTTCATCCCATGTATCCCCTGGCTAAGGTGATGTGGTTCCGCAGGGAGGCGCCAGAGCTCTTCGCGCGGACCTCGCGGTTCTTCTCCATCAAGGATTACGTCCTCTTCCGCATGACCGGGCAGGTTCTGGCGGACGTGTCTGTCGCGTCGGGCACGTGCCTGTTCAACATATACACCATGGATTGGGATGACGATTTGTTGGGTTATGCGGGCATCGACCGTGATATGCTTCCCCAGGTCACGGACGTATTCGAGCAAGTCTCCCCTCTGCTTCCCGAGGCGGCGTCAGCGACGGGTCTTTTCTCCGACACTCCCGTAATCATCGGGGCGGCGGACGGGATGCTCTCCAACATCGGGGCAGGCGCGGTTGAGCCCGGACAGATGTCTTTTATGATAGGGACCTCGGGCGCGCTCAGGGTATTCTCCCAAGCTCCTGTCCTCGACTTGCCCTCCATGCGGACATGGTGCTACGTCTTTCGCAAGGGCGCTTACGTCCCTGGAGGATCCATCAACAACGGCGGCATCGCGCTCGATTGGGTCCAGAGGGTAATTGGAGAGTCGCCTGATCCAGGGCGGGAGGCCGCCTCCGTGCCCCCCGGGTCCGAAGGGTTGATCTTCCTTCCCCTGATCACGGGGGAGCGTTGTCCGCATTGGCGGGGCGACGCGCGTGGGGTCATGTTCGGGCTTGAGCTCGCCCACACTCGCGCGCACTTCATTCGGGCCGCGATGGAAGGCGTCATATACCGCATGTATTCCGTCTACCGCGCGCTTTCGGAAGTCGTAGGCGAGCCGGAGGAGGTCCGTGCCACAGGCGGGTTCGTCAACTCCCCGGAGTGGGTTCAGATGGCGGCTGACACTCTCGGGCGGCCTGTTTCGGTTCCCGCGGAGCGTGAGGGCTCGGCGCTCGGGGCGGCGGTCGTGGGCATGGCGGCCCTGGGCGCGATCACAGGCGTTGAAGAGGTCCGAAACGCGGTAACGATTACCCGTTCGGTCGAGCCAGATATGACGCGTCACCGGATCTATTCTGAAGGTTTCTCCAAGTTTGAGAAGGTCTACGAGAGGGTTTCGGACCTCTTTTAG